ggaaatggaaaaaagaaatgatattgAGATCAGTTTATGAGGCAAGATATTGGTTCTGTTTATCATTTTAGTTTCCTAAAGGTTTTTTAGCCTGGGGCAAATCGGGAAAGTAAAATCTTAAGATTGAAAAATAGGTTTTAAGCTGCGTGATCTTGTGGAAATACCGATAATGCAAAGGAAATAAGAGTTTATTTGGAAGCACTTTGTAAAGATTTCAGTTAGGTAAATGTGGGCATTCACTCCcattaaattttttccattagCGAGCAAATAAAACATACTGGGCTTTTGCTGAAGCAATTAAGGCTAGTACCCGATTGGACTGGTTCTTGATAATGTAGGTCATTTTAATTCGGAGATCTgatcaaacaaattcaaaataggAAATGCAGATGCCTTCAACATGAGTGGATGATCACTTGGACTTTCCAAGGGTTTTGATTTTCTCCTGAATGTTCGCTCTTATGATGAATGGTCGATTAGGAAAAGAGTAAGAGCGCTAGACAATGAAAACTCACACCAAGATAATTTGCGTCGTATATTTCGTCTCatccattgttgttttcaagAATCTcttctgtcattttttttaaccactttCTTTTTGAGAGTCTTGGATACAAAAAAAGcatgaataatttaaatatttaagatAAGATTAAATATCACACCGGTGAAGTTACGAGTCAAGCTGCCGCAAAACCTTCATCGTTAAAACAGTTTCTGCAGATCGCAAGGTACAAAATTATTAAGCCTTTGTTACCCAGCGAGATAATCACCACAtgtattttacaaggaaagacGTTATCAGAACGGAACTGAAGAATAGGAGTTCGTTATTTGGGAGACGACAATGTTTTACCGACTAAAGGTACTGCATTTGCAATTAAGCAATTGTTGTTCAAAACGTGTAACTGATGGCAACCTCTTACCACGTTAGAATTGAGGTCACATCGGAGTAAGACACATTCATGTCAGTTTCTGCCCTATTAAACGCAAGCACAAGTTTTTTTCTGACTTAAAGGTATCATCTCacgaattattttctttgaagtcaATATCTATTGGATTGCACCGACCGGATGAGCTTACCAAGAAGCAGACAATACATCGGTTTTACAGTTGATTTTACACAACCATATTAGCACTGGGTATCGTCGTTTTAAGGATTCAATCCACGAAAAAGTTTATACGCTTACTGATCGAAGCTTGAACCGAGGAAAAATGTCGAAGACATTGCTTCTACCACCAAGAAGTCTCAGCTTAATCGTTTTCGAATCTGTCGCTTCGGTTGCACTCATCATTCTGTCTTTAGTTGGTAATGTTTTAATTCTAACAGCGCTGTATCGTAACCCGCGGTTAAGAAACACTACAAATAATTACATCGCCGCTCTTGCGGTGACGGACCTTCTCAGTGCTTGTGTCCCAGGAACTCTCTTTGCAAGTACACTTATTGCGGGGAGACTGGTCTTTGGAATGCCCTTATGTCGGCTGAGTGGTTTCCTGGTTCACTTTCTGACCTATTTTTCCATGACAACGATGACCTTGACAGCAGTCAACCGTTACTTCCGCGTTGTAAGGCCCCAGTTGTACCGGAAGTTGTTCACCAAGACAAGGTCTCGGGGAATTTTAGTAGTTTTCTGGCTTGTTATCGCCGGCTTCGTTTTTTATCCGACGGCGCTTGGCATGGGAACGTTTACGTTCAACCCTGTGCTGTCATTCTGCGCATACACTTTTGCGAGTCAAAGCGCAGAAACGGTATTTACAGTGACAGTGGTCTGCGTTTTTGTCGTCTTTTCCTTGTCGGTAATTTGCGTGTGTTATTATCACGTTTCCAAAGAGATTCGCAGACACAACGTCGGAATACGTCTCTCCCTCCAAGGTGTTTCCGTCCAAGAAATAAATCTGTCCAAAGTACTCTTCATCGTGGCTTTCGCGTTTGCTTTATGTTGGATTCCCACGTTTGTGGTCGTCTTGATCATAAGGGTCATTTTGGATGGGGCCCCACACGAATTAGCTGTGGTGATTCCCTTCTTGATTCAGACTTCAAGCGTTTTGAACCCCCTCATATATGGAGTATTGAGTCCACCCTTCCGTCGAGAGTTCCGCCGTTTGTTTACGCCCAAATGGAGGGCTCGTTCTGGTGATATAAATTCAAATGCATCCTCGCCAACAGGACAGATAGGTCTGGCTCTGGAGCAGATATCTATCGGTCACCCATGCACGGGGCGTGATTCTCGCAGGCAGGGAGATGGTTCAGATGAACTAGCACAGTTTCCAAGCTTAAAGGTTGCCTGGTCGGTATAAGCATATTTTGTAAAGTAATTACTTACTCGTCCTTTTAAATCTGTGAGAAGACACGTTACAAAAGATATCATTGTTATTCAATAAACGTGATTATTGAATTGCTGGTCTCGTTATTGTGAGACCTTTGATGCTACTGTAAAGTATTAAACTGAGTGTCTAATAAAATGAGTCTGGGAATGCATCGAACCAGTTTGGCTTTACtgcactctgtgattggtcttgAAAACTACcgccaccttctcaaccaatcagatgcaaaactaacagTAGATGTAGCTTGGTCACAAACTTGAAGTGGGTCAGGCGTAAATACTtcgagttcttattggctctttGGGATGTTAtcatttgttctgattggcctttgTTGATCCGTCGTAGACTGGTTCGACTCTTCCGATATTGCCAACTTAAGGTGGAAAACCGTCGAATTTCCGTGACTCTCCAACAGTAAACCAATAGATTGATAGAGGAATTGAACAGCAAAATCATTCCCGATACGAATAAGGTGTTCTTGGTCTACTCCATTTGGAATAAAATCGCCACTACAAAACTCACTTCAAAGAGCaaataacagagaaaaattgcactaaaaacaaacagaacttcCAAAACAGACTTCCTGTACTTGGATATTTCCAATTAAGAAAATCCGTGCAATCTTGTCGCTAATTTGTTTTGATTCTGAATCTGCTCTTTCCGCCGTCGCAATATTGCGAAAATTTTATGATAGGAGATGGCAATTAGCAATTCCGGAAATACCTAAAACGAAGCCAAAATAAATGGATGCCTTTCCATACCAATCTATGGTAGAAAACCAGAAGTAAAACGAACATAGAAgacaaaaaccaagaaatagCAAATTAACTTGATCA
This is a stretch of genomic DNA from Pocillopora verrucosa isolate sample1 chromosome 12, ASM3666991v2, whole genome shotgun sequence. It encodes these proteins:
- the LOC131788012 gene encoding melatonin receptor type 1B-A, coding for MSKTLLLPPRSLSLIVFESVASVALIILSLVGNVLILTALYRNPRLRNTTNNYIAALAVTDLLSACVPGTLFASTLIAGRLVFGMPLCRLSGFLVHFLTYFSMTTMTLTAVNRYFRVVRPQLYRKLFTKTRSRGILVVFWLVIAGFVFYPTALGMGTFTFNPVLSFCAYTFASQSAETVFTVTVVCVFVVFSLSVICVCYYHVSKEIRRHNVGIRLSLQGVSVQEINLSKVLFIVAFAFALCWIPTFVVVLIIRVILDGAPHELAVVIPFLIQTSSVLNPLIYGVLSPPFRREFRRLFTPKWRARSGDINSNASSPTGQIGLALEQISIGHPCTGRDSRRQGDGSDELAQFPSLKVAWSV